One window from the genome of Thalassospira xiamenensis M-5 = DSM 17429 encodes:
- a CDS encoding response regulator transcription factor, with protein sequence MSKIALVDDDRNILTSVSMALEEEGYEVQTYSDGSEALHALTKEEPDLAVLDIKMPRMDGLELLTHLRKKTQMPVIFLTSKDDEVDELTGLRLGADDYIKKPFSQRLLIERIRTLLRRAEIMRAGGVRPSGSEDVIQRGELVLDPSRHMCSWKGQHVNLTVTEFLLIQALAKHPGHVKNRDQLIDAAYGEHIYVDDRTIDSHIKRLRKKFRETDKEFKEIETLYGVGYRYRDTATVAS encoded by the coding sequence GTGAGTAAGATCGCACTTGTTGATGACGACCGTAATATCCTGACATCGGTTTCGATGGCGCTTGAAGAAGAAGGGTATGAGGTCCAGACATATTCCGACGGGTCTGAAGCGCTGCATGCCTTGACCAAGGAAGAGCCCGATCTTGCCGTGCTCGATATCAAGATGCCGCGCATGGATGGCTTGGAGCTTCTGACGCATCTTCGCAAAAAGACCCAGATGCCGGTGATTTTTCTGACATCCAAGGATGACGAGGTCGACGAGCTGACCGGTCTGAGACTTGGGGCAGATGATTATATCAAAAAGCCGTTCTCTCAGCGTTTGCTGATCGAGCGTATCCGGACCTTGCTGCGTCGTGCCGAAATCATGCGCGCAGGCGGTGTTCGCCCGAGCGGTTCGGAAGACGTTATTCAGCGCGGGGAACTGGTTCTTGATCCATCACGCCACATGTGCAGCTGGAAAGGCCAGCATGTGAACCTGACAGTGACGGAATTCCTGTTGATTCAGGCGTTGGCAAAACATCCGGGCCACGTGAAAAACCGTGATCAGCTGATTGATGCGGCTTACGGCGAACATATTTATGTTGATGATCGTACCATCGACAGTCACATAAAACGTCTGCGCAAGAAATTCCGCGAGACAGACAAGGAATTCAAAGAAATCGAAACCCTGTATGGCGTTGGTTATCGTTACCGCGACACAGCGACTGTTGCGAGTTGA
- a CDS encoding stimulus-sensing domain-containing protein: MSDLPASAEQQSVPQHETRVARIEERHGLFSPLTWRILAVNALALFVLVAGILYLGRYKQELIHSELEAMAVQAEMYAAALSTSAVGQGDDATNRVKLEVAREMVRRLVGITGARARLFGANGQLIADSRNVRTFGSGAVQAEELPAPGEDDQLAEIMRKLTEGILSLFEGEQPLPLYVDPPVASASDYPEVRAALAGYSRGVVRVDSQGRRVLSVSVPVQRFKQVLASIMLTKNGDAIENALHAVRLDILKIFVFAFGITVLLSIYLAGVITRPLNRLARAAERVRRSKNRQFTIPDLSDRRDEIGDLSTTLRDMTETLWDRMDAIERFAADVAHEIKNPLTSLRSAVETATRLKDPERQRRLMEIIAEDVQRLDRLISDISDYSRMDAELSRAETEEVDLRVLLQTLCELYNADADGPPVKVSVPENLIVPALESRLVQVFRNLISNAITFTPEGGSVRVRAWRDKDQAVVTVEDDGPGIPPGKEEAIFNRFYTERPSGEKFGQHSGLGLSISKRIAAAHNGDLTATNRILNGEVKGAIFTLRLPLEEGA; the protein is encoded by the coding sequence ATGAGCGATTTACCTGCCTCGGCTGAACAGCAATCCGTGCCGCAACACGAAACCCGTGTTGCGCGGATAGAGGAACGCCACGGGCTTTTTTCCCCGTTAACCTGGCGCATTCTGGCGGTGAATGCGCTGGCTCTTTTTGTGCTGGTCGCGGGTATCCTTTATCTTGGCCGTTACAAGCAGGAACTGATCCATTCCGAACTTGAAGCCATGGCCGTGCAGGCGGAAATGTATGCTGCGGCATTGTCGACGTCTGCCGTCGGGCAGGGTGATGATGCAACCAATCGGGTGAAGCTTGAAGTCGCGCGCGAAATGGTGCGCCGACTTGTCGGGATTACCGGGGCACGGGCACGGCTGTTCGGGGCGAATGGCCAATTGATCGCTGATAGCCGCAATGTCCGGACATTTGGCAGCGGTGCGGTTCAGGCAGAAGAGCTGCCAGCACCGGGTGAAGATGACCAGCTTGCCGAAATCATGCGCAAACTGACCGAGGGGATTCTGTCGCTTTTTGAAGGCGAGCAGCCGCTTCCGCTTTATGTCGATCCCCCGGTCGCAAGTGCCAGTGATTATCCGGAAGTACGTGCCGCCCTTGCCGGATATTCACGCGGCGTGGTCCGGGTGGATAGCCAGGGGCGCCGGGTTTTGTCGGTTTCGGTGCCAGTGCAGCGTTTCAAGCAGGTTCTGGCGTCGATCATGCTGACCAAAAATGGTGATGCGATTGAAAATGCCCTGCATGCGGTTCGGCTTGATATCCTGAAAATCTTTGTTTTTGCGTTTGGTATTACGGTTCTGCTGTCGATTTATCTGGCCGGGGTGATTACGCGCCCGTTAAACCGTTTGGCGCGTGCGGCCGAACGGGTCCGGCGCAGCAAGAACCGTCAGTTTACCATCCCCGATCTTTCGGATCGTCGCGATGAAATCGGCGATCTTTCGACGACGCTTCGCGACATGACCGAAACGCTTTGGGATCGTATGGACGCGATTGAACGTTTTGCCGCCGACGTCGCCCATGAAATCAAGAACCCGCTGACGTCGCTTCGCAGTGCGGTTGAAACCGCGACCCGTCTGAAAGACCCGGAACGCCAGCGCCGTCTGATGGAAATCATTGCCGAAGACGTTCAGCGCCTTGATCGCCTGATCAGCGATATTTCCGATTATTCGCGCATGGATGCCGAATTGTCGCGTGCAGAAACCGAAGAAGTTGATCTGCGTGTTTTGCTGCAAACCCTTTGCGAGCTTTATAACGCCGATGCGGATGGCCCGCCGGTCAAGGTATCGGTGCCTGAAAACCTCATTGTGCCGGCCCTTGAAAGCCGATTGGTGCAGGTGTTCCGCAACCTGATTTCAAACGCGATCACCTTTACCCCCGAAGGCGGGTCGGTGCGGGTGCGTGCATGGCGGGACAAGGATCAGGCGGTGGTCACGGTCGAAGATGACGGACCCGGCATTCCGCCCGGCAAGGAAGAGGCGATTTTCAACCGGTTCTATACCGAACGCCCATCAGGCGAAAAATTTGGTCAGCATTCCGGTCTTGGACTTTCGATTTCCAAACGGATTGCCGCAGCGCATAACGGCGACCTGACGGCGACAAACCGAATCCTCAACGGCGAGGTCAAAGGGGCGATCTTTACCCTGCGCCTGCCGCTTGAAGAAGGTGCATGA
- a CDS encoding HPr kinase/phosphorylase produces the protein MHVSDLTRPDDPRIVLPDMTQIHANCVALGPHAILLRGPSGSGKSNLALRLVRAGGRLVSDDRTDLVAHEGKLIASAPIQIARLCEVRGIGIVRGLAHQAAGDVRVLFDLVADPAGVERMPEPRSETFCGISIPSWKIWPFDMAVDAKIEVALSLATGEMQLET, from the coding sequence ATGCATGTTTCCGATTTGACAAGGCCGGATGACCCGCGCATCGTTTTGCCCGATATGACACAAATCCATGCAAATTGTGTCGCGCTTGGCCCTCATGCGATCCTTTTGCGCGGGCCATCTGGCAGCGGCAAATCCAACCTTGCTCTGCGGCTTGTCCGGGCTGGCGGGCGGCTTGTTTCCGATGACAGAACCGATCTTGTGGCGCATGAGGGCAAACTGATTGCCAGCGCGCCGATACAGATTGCACGATTGTGCGAAGTGCGCGGGATTGGTATCGTCCGCGGGCTTGCCCATCAGGCGGCAGGCGATGTGCGGGTTTTGTTTGATCTGGTGGCCGACCCGGCCGGGGTCGAACGGATGCCTGAACCCCGATCAGAAACGTTTTGTGGTATTTCGATTCCGTCCTGGAAAATCTGGCCATTCGATATGGCCGTCGACGCCAAGATTGAGGTCGCCTTGTCCTTGGCAACAGGTGAGATGCAGCTCGAAACATGA
- the rapZ gene encoding RNase adapter RapZ produces MTDADNAIGPMNTDGGTGENGEDTRLVLVTGVSGAGRTTSLKIFEDFGFDAVDNLPLRLLPALLSGGTDLDQPLAIGLDIRTRDFGVDQFVNIVSSLRKQPGVNPMVVFVDAETGILQRRFTESRRPHPLTHDRPLVDAIEHEKRLMAPIAATADMIIDTSRLKSAELRKILQDQFAIGEKDAMAVFVKSFSFRQGVPGEADLVFDVRFLRNPHYDPELRLLTGLDDRVGAYIETDQDFAGFMDRLKGLIGPVLPRYAQEGKSYLTIAVGCTGGQHRSVYIARMLNDWIAGLGYDVHLSHRDKPDEPKPGE; encoded by the coding sequence ATGACCGATGCAGACAATGCAATAGGACCGATGAACACCGATGGCGGCACCGGCGAGAATGGCGAGGATACGCGACTTGTCCTGGTGACCGGGGTTTCCGGTGCCGGACGAACGACGTCGCTGAAAATCTTTGAGGATTTCGGCTTTGACGCGGTCGACAATCTGCCGTTGCGGTTGTTGCCAGCTCTGCTGAGCGGGGGGACCGACCTTGATCAGCCGCTGGCGATTGGCCTTGATATCCGTACACGCGATTTTGGTGTCGATCAGTTTGTCAACATCGTCAGCTCTTTGCGCAAGCAGCCCGGTGTCAATCCGATGGTGGTTTTTGTCGACGCGGAAACCGGCATTTTGCAGCGCCGCTTTACCGAAAGCAGACGTCCTCATCCCTTGACCCATGACCGGCCACTTGTCGATGCGATTGAACATGAAAAACGCCTGATGGCGCCGATTGCCGCGACGGCGGACATGATTATCGATACCTCACGGCTTAAATCGGCCGAGCTTCGCAAGATCCTTCAGGACCAGTTTGCCATTGGCGAAAAGGATGCGATGGCGGTCTTTGTCAAAAGCTTTTCGTTCCGTCAGGGCGTGCCCGGTGAAGCCGATCTTGTTTTTGACGTTCGTTTTCTGCGTAACCCGCATTATGATCCCGAGCTTCGTTTGCTGACCGGGCTTGATGACCGGGTTGGTGCCTATATTGAAACGGATCAGGATTTCGCCGGTTTCATGGATCGGTTAAAAGGCCTTATCGGCCCTGTTCTGCCGCGTTATGCGCAGGAAGGGAAAAGCTATCTGACCATCGCGGTCGGTTGTACGGGCGGTCAGCATCGTTCCGTTTATATCGCGCGCATGCTAAACGACTGGATTGCCGGTCTGGGATATGATGTTCATCTCAGCCATCGCGACAAGCCAGATGAACCAAAACCGGGGGAGTGA
- a CDS encoding PTS sugar transporter subunit IIA, which produces MIGMVLVTHGDLAKEFVSALQHVVGEQENIAAVCIGPDDDMEQRRADILASVEAVDDGKGVVLLTDMFGGTPSNLAISIMEQANVEVIAGVNLPLLIKLASVRIDGTLAQTVNAAQEAGRKYINVASRLLSGEE; this is translated from the coding sequence ATGATCGGGATGGTGCTCGTCACCCATGGCGATCTCGCGAAGGAATTCGTGTCGGCCTTGCAGCATGTTGTCGGTGAACAGGAAAATATCGCCGCCGTGTGCATCGGGCCGGACGACGATATGGAACAACGCCGTGCCGACATCCTTGCAAGTGTCGAGGCTGTCGATGATGGCAAGGGCGTTGTGCTGTTGACCGACATGTTTGGCGGGACCCCGTCGAACCTGGCGATTTCCATTATGGAACAGGCCAATGTCGAAGTAATCGCAGGGGTTAATTTACCTTTGTTGATCAAACTGGCTTCGGTGCGCATCGATGGCACGCTGGCCCAGACGGTCAATGCAGCGCAGGAAGCGGGCCGGAAATATATCAATGTGGCGTCGCGCCTGCTAAGCGGCGAGGAATAA
- a CDS encoding HPr family phosphocarrier protein, which yields MAQTEKRIVTISNQRGLHARAAAKFVKLAGEFESRIMVRNRGTEVSGVSIMGLMMLAASTGTEIEIEASGPDAKKAIDALNELVDAKFHEE from the coding sequence ATGGCGCAGACGGAAAAGCGGATCGTAACCATCAGCAATCAACGCGGATTGCACGCGCGGGCGGCCGCAAAATTTGTTAAACTTGCCGGTGAATTCGAATCCCGGATCATGGTTCGCAATCGCGGAACAGAGGTTTCGGGCGTATCGATCATGGGGCTTATGATGCTTGCAGCATCGACTGGCACGGAAATCGAGATCGAAGCATCAGGCCCGGATGCCAAAAAGGCGATTGATGCGCTTAACGAACTTGTTGATGCCAAGTTCCACGAAGAATAA